CACATCGATGGAACCTTCGAGCCCATGTAATAAAATGCGGGCGAGACGATCGGGATGGCCGGTGACCCATTCGGAGTTTACGAGAGGCGGTGCTAACATAATAATGCCTTCCCCGTTGGCTCCGTGGCAGGATGCGCAAAGGCTGCCGTAGATCGTCTGTCCTTTGGCGAAAAGTGCTTTCTCTTTGGAGGAGAGTGCTGTGGCGGATTTCTCTTTGCGAGTGGAAGGCTGATTTCCCGGCCATTGTAAGTAAGTCAGGAAACGAGGGTCTTTGATTCCCGGAGATTTGGGAAACTGCAGTGGCTTATCGCGTTCGAGCAATGCGATGAGTAGGCCTTCTCGAATCGCAGCAGCCTGCCAGCTGCTTCCGAGAGCCAGTTGAAATAAATGACCGACCTCAATGGAGTTTTCTCGACGCAGGGCAGCTGCAGCCAGTTCCTGGATAAGCAGTTTTTTGCTAGAGGATTCCTGACTCCATTCTTCGAGGTGAAGTAGCTGGTCCAGGAAATGAAGCTCTTGTTTTTCTAAACCACTCAGTAATGCTTCACGAATGTGAGGATTCTCATGGTGTTGGGTCGCAATCTGTAATCGAGGTTGATGGCTTGCCTGATGATCAAATTCGTCCAATGCCAGCACACGATGAAAGGTGCGTTCGACGTTTTCCGTTTTAATCTTCGAAAGGGCGGCCGAGATTTGTTTGGCATTGGCACCACTCTTTGCTTGGCGAGCGGCCACTGCACGAGCGTGGATGGCGATTTTATCGTGGGAATGGTTGATTAAATTTAGTGAAAGCTCGAGGGTATCAATACCCATACCGTCCAAAGCCCAGAGTGCGTGAATGGCTGCCAGTGAGTCGGATCCATTTGCCAATGCTTTAAGAGGTGCAATGGCTTTTTCAGGACGTTCCCAAACGAGCCACTGCTGAGCCTTATCTCTCACCCAACCGTTGTTGTGTTTGAGTAGTTCGACCCACTGCTCAGGAGCGAGTTTGTTAAAGTCTGGAAGGCTATTTCCGTCATGGCTATTCGACTGGATCCGGTAGATGCGCCCGAGGTTGATAGGTTGCTCCAGTTTGCGTCGTTCACTCTCGCGACGAAGGAAAGGAGTCATGAAGTCCGCTTGTTGGATAATACCTCGATACATATCCACAACGTAAAGGGCCCCGTCAGGTCCGCCAGAGAGTGAAACCGGGCGAAAACGTTCATCAGTCGAGGCCAGGAAATCGCGATCCGGGTAGGCGTTGACGCCTGAAACGGTCAGCCCTTTATCGACGATCAGATTATGCTTAATGGTATTGGCTGCTGGGGCACAGACGAAGGCATCGCCCTTGAAATGACTGGGGAATGCATCACCTCGATAGATCCAGGGCGAGCAGGCTGAGGCGAAACGAATCAGTTTCCCTTCTGTATCCAAAACGCCAGGTCGATAACCACGGTTGATCGCAGTGTTCATGCGAATCGGATAAACAAACTGATCTGTGGATACCGTGGCGTTGGCCGAAAGGGTGGGTTTGAAATGGGGGTTTCGAGTCAGGGTGTTAGGAGGAGCTATATCGGCATGCAATTGCGACCAGTGAAAATTGTAGAAGAGTCTTCCGTAGTCGTCCTGGGTGATTCCCCATTGTCCGCGGTTCTCTGTAGCCTCGGTCACCCAAGCTCCATCAACACGTTTGTAGCGTTTGTTCGAGCGGGAATTATAGATCCAATTATCTAACCCGATAAGTAGCCCGTTGGGTCGGTGTTCAACGCTGCCATGAGTCGCATACTCGGCATCGATCAACTCTTTACCATCTGGAACGAGATCTCCATCTGCGTCTGACACGAACCAAAGCTTGTCATGCTCTGCCACCAATAGGCCTTCTTGAAATACGCGCATGGCACGCGGCAAAACCAAGTCGTCGAGGAACCGAGTTGCTTTGTCCATCTGGCCATCTCTATCCGTGTCTTCCAAAATGGAAATACGACCGTTTTTTTCAAATTGATCGGTGGCATCGATATCCATCATGAATCCCCGCATTTCGCAGACCCACATGCGTCCGTGGATATCCCAATCTATAAGTACCGGATCCTCAATCGTCGGTTCCGAAGCCACCAGCTCAATGTTGAAGCCGTCGACGAGCACAAAGCTTTGAAGGGCCACCTCCGGCGAACGAGGAGGGGAGAGCGACGGCTTTATCCCCGATGGTAAGTCTGTTTCTGATTCGTATGTTTCCTGCGCACCCAGACCGAAGGGCAGGAGGGACATCAGTAGAAATGCAGAATATCGGGGTATGTGGACAAACATCAGGGGTATGTGGGTGAAAATGGAAACTAGCTCAGATGAAAATGAACTTAAATTGTAGGAGCAAATTTATTCGCGACCTGACGGTCCTTGGTATACTAGTCGCTCAGATAGATGGAACAAATTTGGCCAATTTAGAATTTTCAAAGGTAAGCGGGTAAGGCAAGCGCGTCCTCGCGGTGCCGCCTTTCAGAGTAAATCGTTGTCGGCATAGCTGGAAGCTATGGCCCTACCTTTTATTTATTCACGCCGGATCCTCCTTCGGCACTCCATAGTTCTTCTCATGTTGTTCTAAAGTCTTCTTCAAACGTTTGACGATTCCCTGATAGTCCGCGTTCTCATACACGTTGTTGATCTCTTGAGGATCCTCCTCGAGGTCGAAGAGCTCCCACTCGTCGGTGATGTAGAAATGCATGAGTTTGTAGCGATCGTCACGTACGCCGCGGTGGCGGGCCACCATGTGCGGACCTGGATATTCATAGTAACGGTAATAGATACTCTCACGCCAGTTGGAGGGCGTCTTGCCTTTGAGGATTGAAACGATGGATTCGCCGTGGAGATTCTTGGGTGACTTAAGTCCAGCTACTTCCATGAAGGTGGGGGCGTAGTCAATATTCTGAACGAGGGCTTCAGGTTTTGATCCCGGTTTGATCTTACCGGGCCAGCGAGCGATGAGGGGCATGCGGAGTGATTCTTCATACATCCAACGTTTGTCGAACCAGCCGTGCTCTCCCAGGTAGAATCCCTGGTCGGCGGAATAAATGACGAGCGTATCATCGGCCGTACCTGATTCGTCGAGCGCAGCAAGCAATCGACCGACCTGATCATCGATCTCTTTGATGCAGCGGAGGTAGTCCTTGATGTATTCTTCGTATTTAAATTCGAGCAGTTCGAGGCCGGTCAGGTTGGCTGCTTCAAAGCTTCTGTTGCGTGGGCCATAAAATGCATCGAATGCTTTACGCTGTTCGGGAGTCAGGCGTTTGTAGTGTGGATTTTGAATGTCGTAAGTGACGAGTGGAGGATTGATTTTGAGGTCATGCTCGTATCGCATGTGTCGACCGATCTCCATTTCCTGATGCCAGAGAGGAGAGGAGCGCGTTTCGTAAATATCGTAGAGCGTATCCGGTTTGGGAATGACTGCATCTCGCAGATAGTCAAATTGATCCGTATCGGGCATCCAGGTACGGTGAGGCGCCTTGAATTGGCACATGAGGAGAAAGGGTGAGTCATCACTTTGCTTTTTTAGGAACTCGATGCTCAAATTGGTAATGGCCTGAGTGGAATGACCGGGAATTTGGATCATGCCATCGGGTGTTCTGAAATCGGGATTATAGTAACTGCCCTGTCCCGGGATGACTTTCCATTCATCGAAGCCGGTCGGCTCACTGCCCAAATGCCATTTGCCAAAAATCCCGGTATTATATCCGGCCTTTTGTAGCTCCTTGGGAAAGGTCCACTGGCTTCCGTCAAACCCGTCCTTTGGCTTCAGCTCTGGATTGTTTCCGTAAAACCCGTTGGCGTTACTATGCTTGCCGGTAAGTATGGTGGCTCGGCTGGGACCGCAGATGGAATTGCCACAAAAGCTGTTGTCGAAGATTGCTCCTTGCTCAGCCAAGCGGTCGAGATTGGGGGTTAGGTCGTGGGCTTGGGCAAAATCCTGCAGCCAGGACTCGTAGGCACCGATGGCCTGGATGGTATGGTCATCGGCAAAAATAAAGAGGATATTGGGGGTCTTTGCATGGGATACTCCAGCCCAGCTTAGGCTGAGCAGGGTTAGGAAATGAATCAGGGTAGATAGATGTCTTAGCATAGGCTTCTTTGCTTAGGAGAAATTCGAGGGCTGGCAAAACTTTTAATTCTGGCCCGATAAATGCATTTTAGTCTTTGCCGATTCTCAATCATGCCTTTGGATCGTTCTTCGTCTCACTCGAATGCTAGAACGTATTCCTTCTAAAGAACTACCCATGACTAGAATTATACTGATTACCCTGTTTTCTATCTTTTCTTTCTGCGGTCTTTTCGCAAAAGACCCCAACGTCCTCATCATTCTGGTGGATGATTTTGGTTACGGAGATCTTAAGAGTTACAATCCGGACTCGAAGATCCCAACGCCGCACCTCGATCAACTGGCCGCGGAAGGCATGCGCTTTACCGATGCCCATTCGGCTGGCTCACTCTGTCACCCGTCACGCTATGGTTTATTGACCGGGCAACTGCCTTACCGCATTGATTATTCGAAGTGGCCTCAGCATGGCCTGATCGATCCTGAGCGAACCACGGTTCCTTCTCTATTGAGGGGGCAGGGTTATAGCACAGCCATGGTCGGGAAATGGCATTTGGGTTTTGAAGAAAATGGTTACGAAAACCCTCTACCAGGTGGACCCGTTGATGTGGGGTTTGACAACTTCTTCGGTATTCGGGCTTCAACGGATATTCCGCCTTACTTTTACATCGATGGAGACCGAGCGCTAGTTCCGCCCATCGATCGGATTGATAATAACTATAGTGATGACGGATGGACTAAGATCCAAGGTGCATTCTGGCGTGAAGGGGGTATCTCACCGAATTTACAATTGGAGGATGTCTTGCCACGCTTCACCGATGAAGCCGTAGGCGTGATTCGTGACCATGCTCGCGAAGATTCGGGTAAACCTCTATTTCTTTACCTTGCTTACCCGGCGCCGCACACGCCGTGGTTGCCATCACCGGCTTTCCATGGACTGACCAACAATATGTATGGAGACTTCACCGCGATGGTCGACTACATGATCGGCCGTGTGCTGACTGCGCTTGAGCAATCCGGCATGAAAGAAGAGACCTTGGTCATCTTCAGTTCTGATAATGGACCCGTTTGGTATGACAAAGATACCGAGCGCTACGACCATGCTTCGACCGGTGGTATGCGCGGAATGAAGGGGGACGCTTACGAAGGTGGACACCGTATGCCATTTATCGTCCGTTGGCCGGGTGAAGTGGAAGCGGGTTCGGTAACAGACCAGACCATTTGTTTTACGGATGTCCTCGCTACCATCGCCGATGTCACGGGCCGAACGTTGAAAGAAGGTGAAGGTCCCGATAGTTTTTCATTTCTCGAAGCGCTCAAAGGCAATGGTGTAAAGCACACCGATGCTCGCGCTCCTCTCGTCCTCCAATCTGCTCGTGGCCATTTTGCCATTCGCTCCGGTAAATGGAAATACATCAATGGTCTTGGCTCCGGTGGTTTCTCAGATGGATTCAGTGCTGCCTACAAAGCAGTAAAGCCAGGTCCGAACGACCCCACCGCCCAATTATACGACATGGAAAAAGACCCCCAGGAGACCACCAATCTTTGGAAGAAAAATCAGAGTGTAGTGAAGCGCTTAGCCGCAGAACTCGATAAGCTCGTCGAAGTCCAACAGACTCGGGAGTATTGATGGGGAATTGTATGGCTGGAGATTCTTTTGCTGTAGGAGCGGGTTTATCCCGCGATCCCTTTGTAAAGCCTCGAAACAATCGGGGCATCAAGCCCCTCCTACAGTTGTTCAGCCTATTGGCTCTCTGCTCTCCGCTCTTCGCTGCGGAGCCTCCGCCTTCGCCCAACATCCTCCTTATCGTCGCCGATGACCTTGGCTACAGTGACCTCGGTTCCTTCGGTGGTGAAATCGACACGCCCAACTTGGACAGTCTGGCTGCGAATGGCGTTCGGCTGACTCAATTCTATAATACAGGCCGCTGTTGTCCATCTCGTGCCAGTATCCTGACAGGTCAGTATCCGCATAAGGTCGACCTGGGGCACATGACAATCGATCTTGAGCGACCTGGTTATCGCGGGCGTGTATCAGAGGATGCCCAGACTATAGCCGAGGTGTTAAAGCCAGCCGGTTACCGATCTTTTATTGCGGGTAAGTGGCATCTTGGTACGGACGATCCGACGCAACATGGATTCGAAGAATTCTACGGAACCCTCACCAGTGCCAAACGTTTCTTTGATCCGGATCATATCCTGAGAAGGCCGGAAGGCCGAACGGGCAGGCCATACGCCGAAGGTGAATTTTATGCCACCGATGCCATTACGTATCATGCATTGGATTTTCTGGATCTCGCTCGTGAGACACCGGATCAACCTTGGTTTTTATATTTAGCGCACCCGGCCCCGCACTTTCCCCTACACGCCCCGAAAGAGGAGATCGCCAAATATGCCGATCGTTATTCAGAGGGGTGGGACGTACTTCGTGAAGAGCGCTTGTCCCGCATGAAGGATTTGGGGATTGTCGATGGATCCACCGAATTAAGTCCTCGGTCACCGTGGTGGAACTACGGCGAAACGGAAACCGGTTTCAACCCGGCCTGGGATGCGATTGATGAACCTGGTCGAAAGGAAGATCTGGCCCGACGTATGGCCATCTATGCCGCCATGGTCGATCGCATGGATCAACAAATCGGCCGGGTGTTGGAAAACCTTAAAGCCAATGGCGAGTTTGAGAATACCTTGATCGTGTTTACCTCCGATAACGGCGCCTGTGCCGAGTGGGACTGGCGGGGCTTTGACGAGCGCTCCAGTAATATTAACCACCTGCATGAAGACCTGGATAGCATGGGTGGTTCCGGAACGTTTCATAGTGTGGGTTCCGCTTGGTCGAATGTCTCGAACACGCCTTGGCGGATGTACAAGCATTATAACTACGAGGGAGGTATCAACTCCCCCGGCATCATTCATTGGCCAGCTCAGTTGTCGGGAAGGGCAGGGCAATTGTTTCATAGCCCGACGCACATCATTGACCTAATGCCGACCATCGTCGCTGCAACAGGTGTGAAATATGAAGGCCAACTCCCCATGCCCGGGGAGGACTTGGTGGCACAACTGGATTCCGATCCTTCCGCTTTCCGAACCCTTTACTTCGAACACGAAAGCAACCGAGCGATTCGTGAAGGAAACTGGAAGCTGGTCGCATTGAAGTATCAGCCTTGGGAACTCTACAATATGACCACCCTTCGCACTGAAGGAAAAGATGTCTCAGAAAAATACCACGACGTGGTATCGCGACTCAGTTCCAAGTGGGACACCTGGGCAGAAGAGAATCACGTGACGCCGTTACCGAAAGATTACAAAGTCAAATATTTGCCGAAGATTGAATGAACGGCGCTCTCGCCGCCGCGAGGTCGCCCTACCTAAAATACAGAAAAGGGAGGGCTCGATCGCCGAGCGAGCCGTTTCATAATGAATTTAAAATTAAGAAATGTAGCGATGGTGTTTCACGAGCTCTAGCGAGAAGGCCTGACAACACCATCGAAAGGACGAGGACGACAACTTTAAAACAACCCATACAAACACCATGCGCACTCTAAGTCATAAATTCCTTTTCATTCCATTATTTCTCTTAGCTCTTAGCTCTTCGCTCCTTGCTTCCCCACCCAACATCGTTGTCATCATGACGGACGACCAGGGCACGCTCGATCTGAATAGCTACGGTGCGAAGGACCTCTACACACCCAATTTCGATCGCATGGCGGAGAATGGGGTTCGGTTTACGCAGTTCTATGCAGGATCCTCAGTATGTTCTCCGTCTCGTGCTTCACTGCTGACCGGGAAGTCACC
This genomic stretch from Opitutia bacterium ISCC 52 harbors:
- a CDS encoding arylsulfatase, coding for MTRIILITLFSIFSFCGLFAKDPNVLIILVDDFGYGDLKSYNPDSKIPTPHLDQLAAEGMRFTDAHSAGSLCHPSRYGLLTGQLPYRIDYSKWPQHGLIDPERTTVPSLLRGQGYSTAMVGKWHLGFEENGYENPLPGGPVDVGFDNFFGIRASTDIPPYFYIDGDRALVPPIDRIDNNYSDDGWTKIQGAFWREGGISPNLQLEDVLPRFTDEAVGVIRDHAREDSGKPLFLYLAYPAPHTPWLPSPAFHGLTNNMYGDFTAMVDYMIGRVLTALEQSGMKEETLVIFSSDNGPVWYDKDTERYDHASTGGMRGMKGDAYEGGHRMPFIVRWPGEVEAGSVTDQTICFTDVLATIADVTGRTLKEGEGPDSFSFLEALKGNGVKHTDARAPLVLQSARGHFAIRSGKWKYINGLGSGGFSDGFSAAYKAVKPGPNDPTAQLYDMEKDPQETTNLWKKNQSVVKRLAAELDKLVEVQQTREY
- a CDS encoding sulfatase, which translates into the protein MLSLSWAGVSHAKTPNILFIFADDHTIQAIGAYESWLQDFAQAHDLTPNLDRLAEQGAIFDNSFCGNSICGPSRATILTGKHSNANGFYGNNPELKPKDGFDGSQWTFPKELQKAGYNTGIFGKWHLGSEPTGFDEWKVIPGQGSYYNPDFRTPDGMIQIPGHSTQAITNLSIEFLKKQSDDSPFLLMCQFKAPHRTWMPDTDQFDYLRDAVIPKPDTLYDIYETRSSPLWHQEMEIGRHMRYEHDLKINPPLVTYDIQNPHYKRLTPEQRKAFDAFYGPRNRSFEAANLTGLELLEFKYEEYIKDYLRCIKEIDDQVGRLLAALDESGTADDTLVIYSADQGFYLGEHGWFDKRWMYEESLRMPLIARWPGKIKPGSKPEALVQNIDYAPTFMEVAGLKSPKNLHGESIVSILKGKTPSNWRESIYYRYYEYPGPHMVARHRGVRDDRYKLMHFYITDEWELFDLEEDPQEINNVYENADYQGIVKRLKKTLEQHEKNYGVPKEDPA
- a CDS encoding c-type cytochrome, whose product is MSLLPFGLGAQETYESETDLPSGIKPSLSPPRSPEVALQSFVLVDGFNIELVASEPTIEDPVLIDWDIHGRMWVCEMRGFMMDIDATDQFEKNGRISILEDTDRDGQMDKATRFLDDLVLPRAMRVFQEGLLVAEHDKLWFVSDADGDLVPDGKELIDAEYATHGSVEHRPNGLLIGLDNWIYNSRSNKRYKRVDGAWVTEATENRGQWGITQDDYGRLFYNFHWSQLHADIAPPNTLTRNPHFKPTLSANATVSTDQFVYPIRMNTAINRGYRPGVLDTEGKLIRFASACSPWIYRGDAFPSHFKGDAFVCAPAANTIKHNLIVDKGLTVSGVNAYPDRDFLASTDERFRPVSLSGGPDGALYVVDMYRGIIQQADFMTPFLRRESERRKLEQPINLGRIYRIQSNSHDGNSLPDFNKLAPEQWVELLKHNNGWVRDKAQQWLVWERPEKAIAPLKALANGSDSLAAIHALWALDGMGIDTLELSLNLINHSHDKIAIHARAVAARQAKSGANAKQISAALSKIKTENVERTFHRVLALDEFDHQASHQPRLQIATQHHENPHIREALLSGLEKQELHFLDQLLHLEEWSQESSSKKLLIQELAAAALRRENSIEVGHLFQLALGSSWQAAAIREGLLIALLERDKPLQFPKSPGIKDPRFLTYLQWPGNQPSTRKEKSATALSSKEKALFAKGQTIYGSLCASCHGANGEGIIMLAPPLVNSEWVTGHPDRLARILLHGLEGSIDVNGKTYQSPKILPSMPPIGMMSNDELAATMTYIRRAWNHSASPVTSRDIQRNRDLTAAQTGAYQVSELIDFSDN
- a CDS encoding arylsulfatase, whose product is MAGDSFAVGAGLSRDPFVKPRNNRGIKPLLQLFSLLALCSPLFAAEPPPSPNILLIVADDLGYSDLGSFGGEIDTPNLDSLAANGVRLTQFYNTGRCCPSRASILTGQYPHKVDLGHMTIDLERPGYRGRVSEDAQTIAEVLKPAGYRSFIAGKWHLGTDDPTQHGFEEFYGTLTSAKRFFDPDHILRRPEGRTGRPYAEGEFYATDAITYHALDFLDLARETPDQPWFLYLAHPAPHFPLHAPKEEIAKYADRYSEGWDVLREERLSRMKDLGIVDGSTELSPRSPWWNYGETETGFNPAWDAIDEPGRKEDLARRMAIYAAMVDRMDQQIGRVLENLKANGEFENTLIVFTSDNGACAEWDWRGFDERSSNINHLHEDLDSMGGSGTFHSVGSAWSNVSNTPWRMYKHYNYEGGINSPGIIHWPAQLSGRAGQLFHSPTHIIDLMPTIVAATGVKYEGQLPMPGEDLVAQLDSDPSAFRTLYFEHESNRAIREGNWKLVALKYQPWELYNMTTLRTEGKDVSEKYHDVVSRLSSKWDTWAEENHVTPLPKDYKVKYLPKIE